The proteins below come from a single Methanospirillum lacunae genomic window:
- a CDS encoding response regulator — protein MISVLYVDDEEELLNLGKIFLEQTGVFRVDVLTSASDALKFPSLSDYDAIISDYQMPEIDGISFLQQVRKIHGDIPFILFTGRGREEIVIEAINNGADYYIQKGGDATSQFAELGYKIKTAVGRRQTELKLRESEKKFSDIIEFLPDATFAIDQSGLVIAWNKAIEELTGVSSEIVMGKGKETYRAVFYSTDRPILIDLIDEPEEHIRKYYSIIHREEGSITAEADTTQLNGKGISILTKVSRLYDQSGRVSGAIETIRDITLVKQSDHELKRSEARYHSIVDDQIEMIFRVVPDGTITFMNEAFRQFTSNLSGFAPTEGDNIRDFLRDTYALFEKSLFPLNEKKPVREIDQEIIHNDGRKSWKLWSVKALFDRNNGLYEYQVVGRDITDTKKAEEAHRESEEKFHRFADNARDILYRMTLPDRRFDFISRAATTLTGYTPEDFYADPNLLKTLIHPDSVDAFNKRWVEILENRSPLNFDFKIINRYGRHRWFNLRNSIITGKNGELVALEGIVTDVSEQKEIENRLRRSEERFIAVTQNAGSWVWELDQDGVYTYASPAVYSILGYWPDELIGKKHFYDLFDPTVRDELKNITMSAISTFQVFNDLVNCNRHKDGRQIFLKTNGMPVFDQKGVFTGYCGVDLDITTEREVEQRLVESEAKFRLLAENISDVICVVDFDRRFTYISPSVQLLMEFTPDELLHKKVEEVLAQDTIKKLEPVHKKWITAISVGEATPDNDIIEIELKHKDGSTIWADMKITTIKDQNKKVTGFLAVIRDNTEHRLAEKALIESEEKFRSLVENANDVVFSITPDGVFTYISPKWSELLGYDESEGIGKRMFAFIHPDDISHMQEFVSEAISKGRRMSGNIYRIRHKNGTWQWHSQSISPVFNDEGIVLSLQGICHDITRLKQNKVVLERANRQLSLLTGITRHDILNKITVILGCVSVAQLDCKNEEINWILNKIRSATNDIKNQIEFTRIYEGLGAQEPQWVELETVIPTTTIPCEITMNSDLKKISILADQMVKRVFYNLLDNSVRHGLKVNTITVSTNEDKGELFVLWEDNGIGIPFEEKEKIFERGFGKNTGLGMFLAREILSLTGISIQETGEPGKGARFVIRVPGGVFRTRT, from the coding sequence TTGATATCAGTCCTTTATGTGGATGATGAAGAGGAACTTCTAAATCTGGGAAAAATTTTTTTAGAACAAACCGGGGTGTTCAGAGTAGATGTTCTCACATCGGCATCAGATGCGTTGAAATTTCCGTCACTTTCAGATTATGACGCGATAATATCAGATTACCAGATGCCTGAAATAGATGGGATCTCTTTCCTGCAACAGGTCAGGAAAATTCATGGAGACATTCCGTTCATACTCTTTACTGGAAGAGGTCGTGAAGAGATTGTAATTGAAGCAATCAATAACGGGGCCGATTATTACATCCAGAAAGGCGGAGATGCCACTTCACAGTTTGCAGAACTTGGATATAAAATTAAAACCGCAGTTGGAAGAAGGCAAACTGAACTTAAACTCAGGGAATCAGAGAAAAAGTTCTCTGACATCATTGAATTCCTTCCAGATGCTACGTTCGCAATCGACCAGTCCGGTTTAGTGATAGCCTGGAACAAAGCCATTGAAGAACTCACCGGGGTATCTTCTGAAATAGTAATGGGAAAAGGAAAAGAGACTTACCGTGCCGTTTTTTATTCTACTGATCGTCCGATTCTCATCGATCTGATTGATGAGCCTGAAGAACATATCAGGAAGTATTATTCCATAATTCACCGGGAAGAGGGTTCAATAACCGCTGAAGCTGATACGACTCAGCTGAACGGAAAAGGTATTTCTATTCTAACAAAGGTCAGCAGGTTATACGATCAGTCAGGAAGGGTTTCAGGTGCCATCGAAACTATCAGGGATATCACACTTGTTAAACAGTCAGATCATGAACTGAAGAGAAGTGAGGCGAGATACCACTCTATCGTAGATGATCAGATTGAGATGATCTTCAGGGTTGTACCTGATGGAACGATCACATTCATGAACGAAGCGTTCCGCCAGTTTACATCTAATCTATCAGGGTTTGCTCCAACAGAAGGAGATAATATTAGGGATTTTCTGCGGGATACCTACGCTTTGTTTGAGAAATCTCTCTTTCCACTCAACGAAAAAAAACCGGTGCGTGAGATAGATCAGGAGATAATCCATAACGATGGGAGGAAATCCTGGAAGTTGTGGTCTGTAAAAGCACTCTTTGACCGTAATAACGGACTTTATGAATACCAGGTGGTTGGAAGAGATATCACTGACACAAAAAAAGCTGAAGAGGCCCACAGAGAGAGTGAAGAAAAATTTCACAGATTTGCAGACAATGCCAGGGATATTCTTTACAGGATGACACTTCCAGACAGAAGATTTGATTTTATAAGTAGGGCAGCAACTACACTTACCGGATATACCCCTGAAGATTTTTATGCCGATCCAAACCTCCTAAAAACTCTCATTCACCCGGATTCTGTAGATGCATTCAACAAGCGATGGGTTGAAATTCTTGAAAACCGTAGTCCTTTGAATTTTGATTTCAAGATAATTAACAGGTATGGCAGACACCGCTGGTTTAACCTGAGAAATTCCATAATCACAGGCAAGAACGGAGAACTGGTTGCACTGGAAGGGATTGTAACAGATGTATCAGAGCAGAAAGAGATCGAAAATAGACTGAGAAGAAGCGAAGAACGGTTCATTGCAGTAACACAGAATGCAGGATCATGGGTCTGGGAATTAGACCAGGATGGTGTTTACACCTATGCAAGCCCTGCAGTTTACTCAATACTCGGGTACTGGCCTGATGAACTGATTGGTAAAAAACACTTTTATGATCTCTTTGATCCAACAGTCAGAGATGAATTAAAAAATATTACAATGAGTGCCATCTCTACCTTTCAGGTTTTCAACGATCTGGTAAACTGTAACCGTCACAAGGATGGGAGACAGATTTTTCTCAAAACTAATGGCATGCCAGTTTTTGATCAAAAAGGAGTTTTTACCGGATACTGCGGTGTAGACCTGGATATCACTACCGAGAGAGAAGTAGAACAGAGACTGGTTGAGAGTGAGGCTAAATTCCGGCTTCTTGCAGAAAATATCTCTGATGTTATCTGTGTTGTAGATTTTGACAGACGGTTTACATACATCTCTCCTTCTGTTCAGTTGCTGATGGAATTTACGCCAGATGAATTACTACATAAGAAAGTAGAGGAGGTTTTAGCTCAGGATACAATCAAAAAACTGGAACCGGTTCATAAAAAGTGGATAACTGCGATTTCAGTTGGAGAGGCGACACCCGATAATGATATCATTGAGATTGAGTTAAAACACAAAGATGGTTCAACAATCTGGGCTGATATGAAAATTACGACCATCAAGGATCAGAATAAAAAGGTCACCGGATTTCTCGCAGTAATAAGGGACAATACAGAACACAGACTGGCTGAAAAAGCCCTAATAGAGAGTGAAGAAAAATTTCGATCGCTTGTTGAGAATGCAAACGATGTGGTGTTCTCAATCACACCAGATGGTGTATTCACATACATTTCACCCAAATGGTCCGAACTTCTAGGATATGATGAGAGTGAAGGTATCGGAAAACGTATGTTTGCATTTATCCACCCTGATGATATATCGCACATGCAGGAATTTGTCTCAGAAGCCATCTCAAAAGGGAGACGGATGAGCGGGAATATCTACCGGATACGCCATAAAAATGGGACATGGCAGTGGCATTCTCAAAGTATATCTCCAGTATTTAACGATGAAGGCATAGTTCTTAGTCTCCAGGGAATATGCCATGATATTACCAGACTAAAACAGAATAAAGTTGTATTGGAAAGAGCAAACCGTCAACTAAGTCTGCTAACCGGAATCACAAGGCATGATATACTCAACAAGATCACGGTAATCCTTGGTTGCGTGAGCGTTGCCCAACTGGATTGCAAAAATGAAGAAATTAACTGGATTTTAAATAAGATACGATCTGCAACAAATGACATCAAAAATCAGATTGAATTCACCAGGATATATGAAGGTCTTGGGGCACAGGAGCCACAATGGGTGGAACTGGAAACAGTTATTCCAACTACGACTATTCCATGTGAAATAACCATGAATTCTGATCTAAAAAAGATATCCATCCTTGCAGACCAGATGGTAAAAAGAGTATTTTATAATCTTCTTGACAACTCAGTCAGGCATGGACTTAAAGTGAATACCATCACGGTATCAACAAATGAAGACAAAGGAGAACTATTTGTATTATGGGAAGACAACGGGATAGGTATCCCTTTCGAAGAGAAGGAGAAGATATTTGAGCGGGGATTTGGAAAGAACACAGGCCTAGGTATGTTTCTTGCAAGGGAGATCCTATCTCTTACCGGAATTTCAATTCAGGAGACAGGAGAGCCAGGAAAAGGGGCTAGGTTTGTGATCAGGGTTCCTGGAGGAGTCTTCAGGACAAGAACGTAA
- a CDS encoding ABC transporter substrate binding protein codes for MSLCDLSPDQIHANPHILLISSYSPDFPTVFHQIDGVKSVLSPEKVDLDIEFMDAKRFPSLEDINEFSQRLTKKIRRLPAYDLILVADDSALNLVLEKQHELFNNTPIVFFGINEQSRVGLPETNPFITGVMEEVSVKETIDLMIQLQPDARTIIALSDDTISGKADVEKFLGYRSSYPGYNLTVLSLANLTWNEYAQKLQAINQSSSVLLLSAFKDKNQVTTDFDKSLLFIKQNLHVPLFHLWYYGMGDGIVGGALISQYDQGRNAALMADLILQGTPPSEIPVRKDSSNPVVFDYHEMVKYGLNPSVLPPGSTVINKPASIIVEPGTIILALFLIMCLVLVIAVHIILIKKRHKAEQKVSESRVKLEMIVEAKTQGLEQASKELSTTQKKLLEYIQFLTTREKELQKSEEKFRNLVQDIHNILVTFTPDGVITYINPYAERFFGYTADELVGLNLIGTIIPEDTWNDKDTNQFIHELESSSEKSKQGENANRKKNGEIVWILWTNRAIRDDTGTVTSVISVGIDITERRKLEGAIQEANIKLNLLSSITRHDLLNLMTSIIMYIHIINENPDDKENSLYLNMMSSVLKKMRTQIEFTRDYQDVGVTKPGWHDVGVLFRRSASQFRERTVQFSNEVSNIEIYADNMLEKVIFNLIENSLRHGMKVTQISFNIEIAEKGIVLVYSDNGIGIADDEKELIFTRGFGKNTGFGMFLVHEILQITGISIVETGKADSGVRFEIHVPNGVWRRISDL; via the coding sequence GTGTCTTTGTGTGATCTGAGTCCGGATCAGATCCATGCCAATCCTCATATTCTTCTTATTAGTTCATATAGTCCAGATTTTCCCACGGTCTTTCATCAGATAGATGGTGTCAAGTCTGTTCTCTCCCCTGAAAAAGTGGACCTTGACATTGAATTCATGGATGCCAAACGTTTTCCATCTCTTGAAGATATCAATGAGTTTTCACAGCGTTTAACCAAAAAAATCAGACGTCTTCCAGCGTATGATCTCATCCTTGTTGCAGATGATAGTGCCCTGAATCTTGTTCTCGAAAAGCAACATGAGTTATTCAACAACACACCTATTGTTTTCTTTGGAATCAATGAGCAGAGCAGAGTAGGTCTTCCAGAAACAAACCCATTCATCACCGGTGTAATGGAAGAAGTGTCTGTGAAGGAGACCATTGATCTGATGATTCAATTGCAGCCTGATGCCAGAACGATAATTGCCTTATCTGATGATACCATCAGTGGAAAAGCAGATGTTGAAAAATTTCTTGGATATCGCTCCTCCTACCCCGGATACAATCTAACGGTTCTTTCACTTGCTAACCTGACCTGGAATGAATATGCCCAGAAACTGCAGGCAATAAATCAGTCCTCTTCAGTACTTCTCCTCTCTGCTTTTAAGGATAAAAACCAGGTTACTACAGATTTTGACAAGAGCCTTCTGTTTATAAAGCAGAACCTGCATGTCCCCCTTTTCCATCTCTGGTATTATGGAATGGGTGATGGGATTGTAGGAGGAGCACTCATCTCCCAATATGACCAGGGTAGAAATGCAGCCCTGATGGCAGACCTGATTCTGCAAGGAACTCCACCATCAGAAATACCAGTTCGAAAAGATAGTTCGAATCCGGTTGTATTTGATTATCATGAGATGGTTAAATACGGACTAAATCCTTCCGTTCTCCCTCCTGGATCAACAGTTATCAATAAGCCGGCATCCATCATTGTTGAACCCGGGACAATAATTTTAGCCCTTTTTCTCATCATGTGCCTGGTGTTGGTCATTGCTGTTCATATAATACTAATTAAGAAGAGACACAAGGCAGAGCAGAAAGTGTCAGAGTCCCGTGTAAAACTTGAAATGATTGTTGAGGCAAAAACACAAGGACTGGAACAAGCGAGTAAGGAACTGAGTACAACACAGAAAAAATTACTGGAATATATTCAATTTCTCACTACCAGGGAGAAGGAACTTCAAAAAAGCGAGGAAAAGTTCAGAAACCTGGTTCAGGATATCCATAACATTCTGGTGACCTTTACTCCTGATGGAGTTATCACGTATATCAACCCTTATGCTGAACGGTTCTTCGGATATACTGCCGATGAACTGGTAGGACTGAACCTCATTGGGACAATAATTCCAGAAGATACCTGGAATGACAAAGATACGAATCAGTTTATACATGAACTTGAGTCAAGTTCAGAGAAGTCCAAGCAGGGTGAGAACGCAAACCGAAAAAAGAACGGGGAGATTGTCTGGATCCTCTGGACCAACCGTGCAATCAGGGATGATACCGGGACTGTAACATCTGTCATTTCTGTCGGAATTGATATCACCGAGCGGAGGAAACTTGAAGGAGCAATTCAGGAAGCTAACATTAAACTGAACCTGCTTTCAAGCATTACCAGACATGATCTGCTCAATCTGATGACCTCAATTATCATGTATATACATATCATCAATGAAAACCCGGATGACAAGGAAAACTCCCTATACCTGAATATGATGAGTTCTGTTCTTAAGAAAATGAGGACTCAGATAGAGTTCACCCGTGATTATCAGGATGTCGGGGTTACAAAGCCTGGCTGGCATGATGTTGGTGTTCTTTTCAGACGTTCAGCCAGTCAGTTCAGAGAGAGAACAGTACAATTCTCCAATGAAGTCTCCAATATCGAGATATATGCAGACAATATGTTAGAGAAAGTGATCTTTAATCTTATTGAGAACTCACTCCGGCATGGTATGAAAGTAACCCAGATATCGTTCAACATTGAGATTGCAGAGAAAGGAATTGTGCTGGTGTATTCTGATAATGGAATCGGTATTGCTGATGATGAAAAAGAGCTGATATTTACGAGAGGATTCGGTAAAAATACCGGATTTGGGATGTTCCTGGTTCATGAGATCCTTCAGATCACCGGCATATCAATTGTTGAAACCGGGAAAGCAGACAGTGGTGTAAGGTTTGAGATTCATGTTCCGAATGGAGTATGGAGGCGGATCAGCGACCTGTGA